Within the Alteromonas sp. M12 genome, the region CGGTCAATTTCAGCGAAATACAGACCGGCAATCCAGCGTAAATCAGCACTGTCGTCATCAGAGGTAACTCTTAACTCACCACTGAAATCGGATTGACTGCGCTCTTGATATTGGTATCCATCACACGAACTAGGTGTGTATGGTCCATACACGCCAGTGAATTCCACGCCGGGAGGAAAGATGCCGAAGGGTGCGAAAAATTCACCAAACAAATCGGTTCTATCAGCACCACCTAACGCAGTTGGCGTGTTATTCAGGGTGGCACGATCAGTTTGACACTGAGGTGTTAACTCATAGCCATAAAAGGAAGCGCTGGTGCCATCTGATAATAATGTTTCTTCAAGATCGTTATACGACAACACACCGGTAACATCGTAACCGTCTAAATCCCAATCAGCTTTAATCGAAAGTTCAGTGCTGTCTTGCTCGTTTTCACCTGGTACGTTGAAGGCAAAAATGAAGTCATGATCATTAACGTCGGCATTGTAGGCGGGCTGATTAAATGCCTCTACAAATGAAGGTAAAGCAAACACAGCATTAAAGTTAATAGCACCACCTTTAACACTAGAAACGCCGGCTCTCATATCAAGCGTAAGATCTTCACTCACATCCCACATTAAGCGCCCTTTAAGGGTGGTATCTTCTAGAAAATCTACCGAGTCTTCACCGGTGAAGATGTTCTCGTAATGGCCATCAATGGTATTATAACTGGCGGTAATTCGTCCTCTGACTGTTTCACTTAGACCACCGCTAATAATACCATTTATACGCTGGGCGCCAGCATTACCAACCGCCACTTTAACGCTACCTTCAAGCTCATCGCTAGGCAAAGTGGTGGTGACTAGAATCGCACCAGCAACCGCATTACGTCCATACAATGCCCCTTGTGGGCCTTTCAAAATTTCGATTTGGGCAATATCAAGCAGCTCTCCGTTAAAGCCGTTTGGATTGGTCATCAACACCCCATCTACCACGTAAGCAAAGGTTGATTCAGCATCTCGGGTGGAGACAATACCGCGGATATTAACCTGTGTGTCACCTACGTTTGCCGTGTCGACAATATTCACGTTGGGCACAAGCGAGATAAAATCACCGGGACGCTCGATCCCCGCAGTTTCGATATCTCTGGCGGATAATGCACTCACAGCGATAGGTACTTGTTGTAAGCTCTCTGGACGTTTTCGCGAAATACTGATTAACTCAATAGTCTCTTCTTCAGCTTGGCTATCTTGCGCAAGGGCACCACCGGCAAAAGTAGTTGAACTTGCTAACATTGATATCGCTATAGCATTACCTAACTTATTTCGGGTAAATCTAAGCATGTTGTGTTCCCTCTTGGTTATTTTTATTATTACGTTTCAATCTTCGCCACAAGGTGGTTTGGCTAATTCCTAAGTACTGAGCAACCAGTTCCTTATTCCCGTTAAATTTCATCATTGCCTGGTTTAGCAATTCCTGCTCATTTTTTGCGATTGCGCCAGTTTGTTCGGTCCCACTTAGCTCAAATAGCTCGGGAGCTAGCTCAATCAATAATTGCGACACTCGCTTACTGGTCACATCTTGAAATGCTGAGCAATAAACTAATAAGCGCTCAACAATATTTTCCAGTTCTCGGATATTTCCTGGCCAATCATAAGTGGTAAAGATGGGCGTTAATTGCTGGGTTAAGCGCTGAATAACATCATCGCTCAAGCTACCAAAATTAAGAGTTGTCAGTTTATTTTTGGTGATATTTTCAATATCATCCCGACGTTCTTTTAAAGAGGGAACATTGATGCTTAAAACATTTAGGCGATAATATAAATCGTCTCTGAATAAGCCTTGTTTCACTTGTGTGGCCAAAGGTCGGTTGGTGGCAGCAATGACTTTGAGGTTAACTTTAAATTCTTTTTGAGAGCCAATGGGCCGATAGGTTTTTTCTTGAATAACGCGCAGTAATTTGGCTTGTTGAGGTAAGGTTAACTCACCCACCTCATCTAAAAATAACACGCCATTTTCCGCTTCATATAGCAAACCGTGTTTGCCGCCGCGCTTAGAACCGGTAAATGCGCCTTCCACGTAGCCAAAAAGCTCACCTTCAAACAACTCACTGGGCATTGCTGCGCAGTTAATTGCGACAAAACGTCCATCGGCAAACTGACTTTTCTGGTGAATACGCTTAGCTATCATTTCCTTACCAGTACCGGACTCTCCAATAATCAACACATGACTGGGAGAATTCGCATACAGGTCAGTTCGTTCAATCAAATCCGTCATCACTTTGGATTTGTAAATCAGCGGTTGCTCAAGGGATTGGTTTTTCTTAGGTGACAGTATTTGCGGTGTTTGGGCATAAAATTGGTAGATATCAAACTGACTATTGGTCATCATGATGGTGTCTTTATGAAACCACCAATCAGTTTCATTTAACCGGCACTTACCGTCCGACACATCAGCAAATTGACTGCTATGCAACAAATCTGAAATCTCTTGTTTGTTATTCGAGTCAATTGCAAATTCTGTTTTTGCAATGGCATTGGACGTCAAAACATCAGTATAGTTATCCACCACTAAAATCGGGGTTTTGGAGTCTTCACTTAACCATTTATAAATAACTTTTGCATGCAT harbors:
- a CDS encoding TonB-dependent receptor: MLRFTRNKLGNAIAISMLASSTTFAGGALAQDSQAEEETIELISISRKRPESLQQVPIAVSALSARDIETAGIERPGDFISLVPNVNIVDTANVGDTQVNIRGIVSTRDAESTFAYVVDGVLMTNPNGFNGELLDIAQIEILKGPQGALYGRNAVAGAILVTTTLPSDELEGSVKVAVGNAGAQRINGIISGGLSETVRGRITASYNTIDGHYENIFTGEDSVDFLEDTTLKGRLMWDVSEDLTLDMRAGVSSVKGGAINFNAVFALPSFVEAFNQPAYNADVNDHDFIFAFNVPGENEQDSTELSIKADWDLDGYDVTGVLSYNDLEETLLSDGTSASFYGYELTPQCQTDRATLNNTPTALGGADRTDLFGEFFAPFGIFPPGVEFTGVYGPYTPSSCDGYQYQERSQSDFSGELRVTSDDDSADLRWIAGLYFAEIDRDVVVAYGADQGQGFLRQSYVPASGPNPTDLLFDDTYDTSVLSAFGQVEYDVSEKLEVSVALRYDHEDRTVSNNVPYVTASGLNINTIVDGEVGLINPGLIGNPDGIPDRSRSFAQFQPKVTLSYELSDNVNSYASYGVGFRSGGFNSLGTQATLDFWFNSSGTGNPGDAVDAQLLVTDDYDKEVTTNIELGIKSKLLDNKVRLNAAVFKTNVEDNQFFEFFAGPFGLLRAVSTIDELEIQGFELDVTADITESFKVFAGLGLLDSEIKENRSRPITVGNKAPQSPDTTYTLGFSYEKPINDEFWVTTRVDYQYTGETYFHTLQGEETPTIWDFFGTLGGGVPPGPHSQNFNNAKRDSFFTVNARIALEADNWTLAIYGKNITDEEYLQEVIPAPEFGGSFIHPSALAEYGVEFAYNF
- a CDS encoding sigma 54-interacting transcriptional regulator; the encoded protein is MIKQSQKIRILIFGHKEFSQLVSSVLEEFEEHAECKVVDAIIGTIHEANTHIHVFKPDLVISAGSNSAYLKTTLDVPVLSIPVTESDIVSAVLKASKVSKDIHLITYDDYSSLVSLLNTSTSINITRHQYETAEDAKQMYQLAHLTSDNVVVGASLVCGLALLDNIKSFLIYSKESCRAVLKEAVILGRKQRDSMHAKVIYKWLSEDSKTPILVVDNYTDVLTSNAIAKTEFAIDSNNKQEISDLLHSSQFADVSDGKCRLNETDWWFHKDTIMMTNSQFDIYQFYAQTPQILSPKKNQSLEQPLIYKSKVMTDLIERTDLYANSPSHVLIIGESGTGKEMIAKRIHQKSQFADGRFVAINCAAMPSELFEGELFGYVEGAFTGSKRGGKHGLLYEAENGVLFLDEVGELTLPQQAKLLRVIQEKTYRPIGSQKEFKVNLKVIAATNRPLATQVKQGLFRDDLYYRLNVLSINVPSLKERRDDIENITKNKLTTLNFGSLSDDVIQRLTQQLTPIFTTYDWPGNIRELENIVERLLVYCSAFQDVTSKRVSQLLIELAPELFELSGTEQTGAIAKNEQELLNQAMMKFNGNKELVAQYLGISQTTLWRRLKRNNKNNQEGTQHA